A genomic segment from Streptomyces antibioticus encodes:
- the dnaG gene encoding DNA primase — protein MAGRINDEDVKAVRDAVPIDAVVSEYLQLRNAGGGNLKGLCPFHDEKSPSFQVSPSKGLFHCFGCQEGGDTLTFVMKVDHLTFSEAVERLAAQAGITLRYEEGGYNPSHQRGERIRLVEAHKIAAEWYAEQLAVSPEADTGRIFLAERGFDQAAAVHFGVGYSPQGWDHLTRFLRGKGFTDKEILLSGLAQEGRRGPIDRFRGRLMWPIRDIGGEVVGFGARKLYEADNGPKYLNTPDTAIYKKSQVLYGIDLAKKDIAKASRAVVVEGYTDVMACHLAGVTTAIATCGTAFGGDHIKILRRLLMDNGSARVIFTFDGDAAGQKAALRAFEDDQKFAAETYIAIAPDGMDPCDLRLAKGDEAVADLVEPRTPLFEFALRQIVVRYDLDTPAGRAAALDEAAPIVARIKNSGAQHEVAVQLAGMLGILDTQFVVKRVSQLARWARDRGGKGPAAPGNRAPQPYEAAPRPAGGPALTLRNPVYATERELLKLALQRPELVSPAFDAYGVDEFTAAPYAAVRQTVLDAGGAEWGTQDAQEYLVRVREAAPDDTVRAMVTELAVEPIMRRTVDEVYAGTVLVQVRRRAVERRVRDVQSQLARLAAGGDQAQLAAVQNELWILQQYDQALREHGAAAL, from the coding sequence GTGGCAGGACGGATCAACGACGAGGACGTGAAGGCGGTACGGGACGCGGTCCCGATCGACGCCGTGGTGTCCGAGTACCTCCAGCTACGCAACGCGGGCGGCGGCAACCTCAAGGGCCTGTGCCCCTTCCACGACGAGAAATCGCCGTCCTTCCAGGTCAGCCCCAGCAAGGGACTCTTCCACTGCTTCGGCTGCCAGGAGGGCGGCGACACCCTCACCTTCGTGATGAAGGTCGACCACCTCACCTTCTCCGAGGCCGTCGAGCGCCTCGCCGCCCAGGCCGGCATCACCCTGCGCTACGAGGAGGGCGGCTACAACCCCTCCCACCAGCGCGGCGAACGCATCCGCCTGGTCGAGGCCCACAAGATCGCCGCCGAGTGGTACGCGGAACAGCTCGCCGTCAGCCCCGAGGCCGACACCGGCCGGATCTTCCTCGCCGAACGCGGCTTCGACCAGGCCGCCGCCGTCCACTTCGGCGTCGGCTACAGCCCGCAAGGGTGGGACCACCTCACCCGCTTCCTGCGCGGCAAGGGCTTCACCGACAAGGAGATCCTGCTCTCCGGGCTCGCCCAGGAGGGCCGCCGCGGCCCCATCGACCGCTTCCGCGGCCGGCTGATGTGGCCCATCCGCGACATCGGCGGCGAGGTCGTCGGCTTCGGCGCCCGCAAGCTCTACGAGGCGGACAACGGCCCGAAGTACCTCAACACACCCGACACGGCGATCTACAAGAAGTCCCAGGTGCTGTACGGCATCGACCTGGCCAAGAAGGACATCGCCAAGGCCAGCCGCGCCGTCGTCGTCGAGGGCTACACCGACGTCATGGCCTGCCATCTCGCCGGGGTCACGACCGCCATCGCCACCTGCGGCACCGCGTTCGGCGGCGACCACATCAAGATCCTCCGCCGGCTGCTGATGGACAACGGCAGCGCCCGCGTGATCTTCACCTTCGACGGTGACGCGGCCGGCCAGAAGGCCGCCCTGCGCGCCTTCGAGGACGACCAGAAGTTCGCCGCCGAGACCTACATCGCCATCGCCCCCGACGGCATGGACCCCTGCGACCTGCGCCTCGCCAAGGGCGACGAGGCGGTCGCCGACCTGGTCGAACCCCGCACCCCGCTCTTCGAGTTCGCGCTGCGCCAGATCGTCGTCCGCTACGACCTCGACACCCCCGCGGGCCGCGCCGCCGCCCTGGACGAGGCGGCGCCCATCGTCGCCCGCATCAAGAACAGCGGCGCCCAGCACGAGGTCGCCGTGCAGCTCGCCGGCATGCTCGGCATCCTCGACACCCAGTTCGTCGTCAAGCGGGTCTCCCAGCTCGCCCGCTGGGCCCGCGACCGCGGCGGCAAGGGCCCGGCCGCCCCCGGCAACCGCGCGCCCCAGCCCTACGAGGCCGCGCCCCGCCCCGCCGGCGGCCCCGCCCTCACCCTGCGCAACCCCGTCTACGCCACCGAACGCGAACTCCTCAAGCTCGCCCTCCAGCGCCCCGAACTGGTCTCCCCGGCCTTCGACGCGTACGGCGTCGACGAGTTCACCGCCGCCCCCTACGCCGCCGTACGCCAGACCGTCCTGGACGCGGGCGGCGCCGAATGGGGCACCCAGGACGCCCAGGAGTATCTGGTCCGGGTCCGCGAGGCCGCCCCCGACGACACGGTCCGCGCCATGGTCACCGAACTCGCCGTCGAGCCGATCATGCGCCGCACCGTCGACGAGGTGTACGCCGGCACGGTCCTCGTCCAGGTCCGCCGCCGCGCCGTCGAACGCCGCGTCCGTGACGTCCAGTCCCAGCTCGCCCGGCTCGCCGCCGGCGGCGACCAGGCCCAACTGGCCGCCGTACAGAACGAACTGTGGATCCTCCAGCAGTACGACCAGGCCCTGCGCGAGCACGGAGCCGCCGCTCTCTGA